From the genome of Mixophyes fleayi isolate aMixFle1 chromosome 2, aMixFle1.hap1, whole genome shotgun sequence, one region includes:
- the TMBIM6 gene encoding bax inhibitor 1, with product MDFLDRNINFNALLKFSHISPSTQQHLKRVYTSFALCMLVAAAGAYVNVAFKFLQGSFLSFLGSLGMMLWLMFTPNSYENEKKRLGILVGFAFFCGIGLGPALNFCIAVNPSIIPTAFLGTSLIFACFSLSALYAQRRSFLLLGGLLSTVLSALLFSSLVNMFAGSEFLSKTNLYLGLLVMCGFVLFDTQLIIEKAENGDKDFVWHCVDLFLDFITIFRKLMVILAMNEKDKKKERK from the exons ATGGATTTTCTTGACCGAAATATCAACTTCAATGCTCTTCTCAAGTTCTCACACAT TTCTCCATCAACACAGCAGCACTTGAAACGGGTGTACACCAGCTTTGCTCTCTGTATGCTGGTCGCTGCAGCTGGTGCTTATGTTAATGTGGCCTTTAAATTTCTGCAG GGCAGCTTCCTGTCCTTTTTAGGTTCACTGGGCATGATGCTATGGCTGATGTTTACCCCTAACAGCTATGAGAATGAGAAGAAGCGTCTGGGAATCTTAGTTGGTTTTGCCTTTTTCTGcg GTATTGGTTTGGGTCCTGCTTTGAATTTTTGCATAGCTGTTAACCCCAG CATCATTCCTACTGCTTTCTTGGGTACATCACTGATCTTCGCCTGCTTCTCACTCAGTGCTCTATATGCACAAAGACGCAGCTTTCTTCTCCTGGGAG GTTTGCTGTCAACTGTTCTGAGTgcccttctcttctcttccttgGTGAACATGTTTGCTGGATCAGAATTTCTCTCTAAA ACAAACCTGTACCTTGGACTTCTGGTCATGTGTGGCTTTGTCTTATTTGACACCCAGCTTATTATTGAGAAGGCTGAGAATGGGGACAAGGATTTTGTGTG GCACTGTGTAGATCTGTTCCTGGATTTCATCACCATCTTCAGGAAGCTCATGGTAATCTTGGCTATGAATGAGaag Gataagaaaaaagagagaaagtga